The Tachypleus tridentatus isolate NWPU-2018 chromosome 5, ASM421037v1, whole genome shotgun sequence genome includes a window with the following:
- the LOC143251111 gene encoding translation initiation factor eIF2 assembly protein-like isoform X2, protein MNNSKSKVITLPHDFIQYLLADGLVLPESLQCSRRQALERNGYDSDDEVDWNNPDLPVAETPVFPDLTRRVEDSIEQLGGEVFPKLNWSSPRDASWIALNNSMLCRNFCDICLLLKSSDFIANDLTDPFKFCEDRLESSDLTCSTDPAVACQDFQYQLVLRKWIEIDPSMEFRCFVKNNKLIAH, encoded by the exons ATGAACAATTCAAAAAG CAAAGTTATTACTCTTCCCCATGATTTCATTCAGTACTTGTTGGCAGATGGATTGGTACTTCCAGAAAG TTTACAGTGTAGTAGACGACAGGCCCTTGAACGAAATGGTTATGACAGTGATGATGAA GTAGATTGGAATAATCCAGATTTACCTGTTGCTGAG ACTCCTGTCTTTCCTGATCTTACTAGAAGAGTGGAAGACAGTATAGAACAACTTGGAGGAGAGGTGTTTCCAAAGCTAAattggagtagcccaagagatgccTCATGGATAGCTCTGAACAACAGCATGTTGTGTAGGAACTTTTGTGATATCTGTTTACTGCTGAAGAGCTCAGATTTTATTGCCAATGATTTGACTGATCC atttaaattCTGTGAGGATAGACTAGAAAGCAGTGATCTGACCTGTTCAACAGACCCCGCTGTTGCTTGCCAGGATTTTCAGTATCAACTAGTTCTTCGAAAGTGGATAGAAATAGATCCAAGCATGGAGTTCCgatgttttgtaaaaaataataaacttattg ctcattaa
- the LOC143251111 gene encoding cell division cycle protein 123 homolog isoform X1, with the protein MKIQNVLNCSFSSWYEQFKKVTIRSKVITLPHDFIQYLLADGLVLPESLQCSRRQALERNGYDSDDEVDWNNPDLPVAETPVFPDLTRRVEDSIEQLGGEVFPKLNWSSPRDASWIALNNSMLCRNFCDICLLLKSSDFIANDLTDPFKFCEDRLESSDLTCSTDPAVACQDFQYQLVLRKWIEIDPSMEFRCFVKNNKLIAH; encoded by the exons atgaaaattCAGAACGTATTAAATTGTAGTTTTTCTTCTTGGTATGAACAATTCAAAAAGGTAACTATCAGAAG CAAAGTTATTACTCTTCCCCATGATTTCATTCAGTACTTGTTGGCAGATGGATTGGTACTTCCAGAAAG TTTACAGTGTAGTAGACGACAGGCCCTTGAACGAAATGGTTATGACAGTGATGATGAA GTAGATTGGAATAATCCAGATTTACCTGTTGCTGAG ACTCCTGTCTTTCCTGATCTTACTAGAAGAGTGGAAGACAGTATAGAACAACTTGGAGGAGAGGTGTTTCCAAAGCTAAattggagtagcccaagagatgccTCATGGATAGCTCTGAACAACAGCATGTTGTGTAGGAACTTTTGTGATATCTGTTTACTGCTGAAGAGCTCAGATTTTATTGCCAATGATTTGACTGATCC atttaaattCTGTGAGGATAGACTAGAAAGCAGTGATCTGACCTGTTCAACAGACCCCGCTGTTGCTTGCCAGGATTTTCAGTATCAACTAGTTCTTCGAAAGTGGATAGAAATAGATCCAAGCATGGAGTTCCgatgttttgtaaaaaataataaacttattg ctcattaa